Part of the Molothrus ater isolate BHLD 08-10-18 breed brown headed cowbird chromosome 9, BPBGC_Mater_1.1, whole genome shotgun sequence genome is shown below.
TGCTCCAAAATGGTTCTGTTTGCAGTAAAATCCAACATAATCCCCATGGTAAAAGTAAACTTGGTCTGCATAGAATGCTTGCAGCAGcacattatttttctccatttcagttTTTGACAAAGTACACGGCTCTAAAAAAGAGAGACTTGATCACTGCTAATAAATTGATTCTTTTTTGAACAGACTATTTTGACCAGGCTACACTAAAACTGCTAATTATTTCCTATTGTCTTATTTTACTGCAGGCATACTATagttaaggaaataaaaaacaccACATGAGCTTAACTTGCTTCTATTTAAACTTTCATATGTCATTTGAAGACGTTGAAATTGAGACTTAAAAGTTCTGGCTGACAATACtcaatttataaattataagGAGCTGATTTTAGAGACaattggggttgttcagcctggcaaaaagaaggatccagggagacctcattgcacCCTTCCAGAGCATAAAGGAAGAAGATCCTATAAGAAAGAGACAGACTTTTCAGTATGGCCTGGAGCAGTAGGACAAGGGGTTATGGTTTTAAACTACAAGAGGATAAATTCAGCCTAGACATAAGGAAGTCATTATCACCAGTGAGAAGGGGAAAACACGGGAACAGTTTCCcctattttcccttttcccaggaaGTATTTGTTACTTTATTTGTTTCCCTTGGGAAAGgccaaggtcaggctggacagggctctgagcagccctgctcattgcaggggatTGGACCAGATGGCCCTTCCAGGTCACTCCCAGGCTGTTCCTTGAGGCTATGAATTCTATATAGAAATAAGTGCTTCTTTATCTTGTTTATCACACCTACCTATACAAACTGGAGGTGAGGTCCATTGTCCTTCAGAGCAGTAGATTCTCTCAGAGCCTTGCAAAAAATGATAGTCAGAGCAAATATACTGAACTGAAGAGCCACTGTCATactggggcagtgctgggacagtCAGAGCTCCATTTGCAATAGAGGGTGGAGAGCCACATTTTTCTGTAGCAGCTgcaacaacaataaaaacatttgaGAATAAGAAACGAACAAATTGGCTGCTTTATCATAAATTAAATGAACatgaaggttttctttttacagCTCTCTTTCTACagagctttcatttttctgggctcagagcagagcttccCCCTTCCTTCTACAGCCTTGCACAGCAAAGGGAGGTGTATCACTTTTCCAAGCTTGGCTATATTCAACAATAGAGTTGCCTTGTGCATCTGTATTGTTGAAGCCTAAACACTGGTTATTTACAACAGGCTCCAGGCCCACActaaaagcaaatcaaataatttctaaataggTCTAAGATGAttgattaattaaaaatgcaataaaaaaattattgctttaCCTTGAATAACACATTTTGGATAATTCAGTCTGCCTTGGTCACACTGTGTCCTCCCAGGAGATGGAATGGCAGTCTGGAGAAAACTATATCCCTCTTTACATTCAAACTCTATGAGATCTCCATGGAGGAAAACTAATTCTTCCCGTCTCCATTTCAATGTTAAGTTGTTGCTGTCCATATCAGTTACATTCAGAGTACATGGttctgggaaataaaaatgtattttaataaggAGCCACCTTAACTGGTTTCTTAGCTCCCTTTTGTAGGAGTGAAGAAAGAACCCCATGTCAATAATTCTAAAATGCTTCTCAATTTTGCAAGACAAAGAACTACAGATGCatagaaaaatgcaaatgaaagaaaatgtctgaagtgacaacaaaaaccaaatacaTGCAAAAGGAATGGCTGCTTTCTGACAGGTTCTTAAAACCCAGTGCCAGGATCACATCAGAGACTGTAGCTTTCCATTAGATGATTAATCTCATTAACTTCTGAAACCACTGTTCACCACCAATAAAGCctacaaaataaatttctacAAGTTCCATGAGAATCACTGGCTGATAAAGACCCTTATTGATGCTTTGCTGAGGGAAAGGCAAGGAGAACTCAGTTATTGGCAGTCTGGTGACAGCAGGGTAACACCAAATTCCCGTGGAATTTTCCTGAAGCTCAGTGTAACACCAAATTCCCATGGAATTTTCCTGAAGCTAACATCAGCATGTGCTCTTTCTGGTCTGTTTAGGTGAGTGTATAAAAGAAATCTCAAAACCATGCAAAGGATGATGGGCTTATTGGGATGCTAATGAGACAAATAATGCTCACAGGAAGTGAGATTTCATTATTTCACAGGATTTCTTAAATTTGACTACTCAGATCCAAAAATTTCAGTCTAGATGAGGTAACTTCTGTTCATTTAGAAATATGCAATTAAAACTGAAGTGAttgtgtattttcattttcatggtAGATTACAAACTGAAAGGTGAGCCAATTTAACACAGGATGTTAGTAAAATGTAATTGTTTCAttagaggaaggaaggaaagataAACAAACAACTCTTGTTTGTATTCCTGCTAGCACTGGTAATTTTCTCCAGGGGGTTCTATACATTGTTTTGAGCAGCATAcataaaagcagcacaggaaaattTGAAAGTCCATGCCAGCATGAAACAAGATATAaagacacatgaaaaaaaaaagcctgaaagtttaaaaacaaaagtccAAGAAGCCATCGCTAATTCTTTGTTAATTGTATCTAAAAGCAATTTTGGGAATGGCTACACCATTCTTTCTAATCATCTATTGAAAGACAGGAAGAAATTATCTGAATGGACAATATGGAGGAAAGAAATTGGAGAATCCTCCTAGGAAACAGGAATAGCTATATACTAGAATAGCTCATTCAGGAAACAGAGGAATCTATTTAATTggcagattttaaaaacaggcCAGAGGATACCCAGCAGGAGAGGCCTgctaaaaatttaattttggttCATCCTCATATTTCTGGAATCTTTATTAACTCCAACAAAAGAGGAAAGATGGTAATGAAAAGATTATTTAGAGGTTCCTTccaattttccctttttatacTACATATGACAATGTAATTTGTAATTTTCCTTCCAAGATTCACCTAAGCAGGTTGGTTGTTCTGTCCAGTTTCCTTGGTGACAATAAACAGTGCTGGGCCCATCCAAAAAGTGGTAATGCTGACAAACATATTCTACCCAGGAACCATTTTTGTAACTTGCCAGTACTGGGCCCAGGACAGCACCATTTTTAATCACAGGTGGAGAGGCACAGTCTTGCTGCATTTCTAATATGGGATAGAGAGAGAGGCAATTAAGTCTTGATTAGATTACAACATTGTTAACACAGGTGAAAGTATTAGACCAATACTAGACTGAGCAAACAAATTTGCAAACAAATAGAATCCAAACCAATACAATTCCTTTTCCAGGTTTCATTTGTGGAAACTCTACACTTGACTTTCTGAATTTTAGAcatgcattttatttccctccACACTTTACATCTATGCCTATTTTTGACTCTTGCTTCTTTACACTCAATACAGTTTAATTCTTTTTATGTGATGTAGACCATCTTATTTGTTACTTTAAATGTTTCATCTATGAGTGGTTCAAAAAAACCGTTATTGTAAATATTAATCAAGGAACAACAAAATACTCATGAAGCTGCATGTCCAAATAATACTAAAGAGTACAAAATGACTGAATATAAATGCTCtgtatgaaataaaattacaaatacaCAGCAGGCTTATTGGTGTAATtaagaaaaaagcaacaataGCCTTTTATTTATTGACTACATTGACATCTGTTGCCCATGCAAGCATTTTCAAGAATAAGGGACTGTCCtatagcaaaagaaaaaaagtagtcaTAAAATGCCTATAATTGGATTCGAGAATCCCTTTTAAAGAAGAGCAATGTTCACCTACTCATATCTTCATTGTGATGTGTTTGGTTTGCCCTTGTTTCTGCATCTGCCTCGAGTGGTGGTGGTGCTGTCCCAGATTCCTGGTTATCCACAGCTTCTGTAACCATAGCAGAGACTCAGAACCAGTTTTCACAGAAACAGCTCATTGTAAAGTACTAAAACAGGCAGACATGATGCACTCCAAAATGTAATAATCCCAGTTTTCCAGGGAAGATGTTACAGGTGGCAGCTGAATTCACCTGGCTGATGCTTTTAATCTGGGAACCACGGACTGCCTGTAAAATATGCAGCACTTTGTCTCTCAAGCCTTTTAAGAGAGGAAGGACAACAGTTTTGCAGATATAGCAAGTGAGACTCTCCAGAAAATTAAGGCATGGGTTGAAGAATCATTTCAGTTCAGTTGTCAGCCTTCACAGAAGTAACTTACTCACCAATACAGATAGAGGGTGATGTCCATTTTCCTCCTTCACACTGGATTTCCTCAGATCCTCTCCTTCCCAAGGTACACTGTACAATAACTTTGTCTCCATTATGATATGTtcttctggctgtgctggtATGGCCATGAGGGAGTGGTGGTGGAggacatttattttttacatctgaaaataaaaaaatgcatattgtTTTCTGTCTTACCAAAACCATGTACACAATTAAGCTCACCATACACAATGCAAGCCTATCACTCAAAAGGCTTTTTTTGGCTAAGCCAGAGtaatttcttaataaaattttcttaatACAATGGGAGACCCAAACAAACAAGTGATTTTGCATTccacaaatataaaataaaagtactATGTCATTGTACTGCTATAAACAAATTTGTAATTTCTCCACAGAGACTTAAAAAATATCCTTTGTAGGACTCCAGGAAATAGAAATCTCCCATACCCTCCATTCATATACTATTTAAAGCAGATTATGTATTAATTCTAATGCTACAGAAGAAGCAATAACCATAGCCCATTTCCTATCTCCAAATTAAGTTTGTGATTACTGTATCCTCAAAAGTAGATTTAGGCCTTGTTTTCATCCTCCTGAGCATCTCCACCTTCTCTGCACTCACTCAAGAAAAGTTCCTGCTGTGTCATGAGAATAAACACAGGGTTGGAGTCTAAGCTGTAGTAAAGGTTGTTTtgtgctgcttcctgctctgtTCTATATCTCAACTGCTTCTCCTTTCATTCTTTTGGAACTTGATTTACTGAGACTCTCCATTATCCCCCAGTGACTGGGGAAGTGATAGCAATTTCTAAAGGTGTATTCCTGTCCTCAGGACAACCTTTTATTTAATCTGTTCAAAACAAGGAAACTTTGGGGAGGTTGTACAACTCTGAAAAGTACCACAAGCTAAGGAGAACCTTGctacaaattttatttttaatgcctcTCAAGAGGTACCTCCCCATCCCACAAGGTAGGATTAAGAAGACCTGGTTAACCCTTCATGTACTCTGAACAGTTTATTGAGCTTCAGGGTCTAAAAAATTCCCTGTAACTGCTGATTCCTGCTTCTCTGGGATACAACTTGGACAGTAAGAGACAGTATCTCTCCTGCTGCTAGAGTTCACTGAAATGTAGTTCCAATTACCATTGCTCCCCTTCCTGTTGCCTTGGCTCCCTGCCCTTTGACTGACACTTGATTTACATTTAGGCtacaaactgtatttttattttgtattcatAAAGCATTTCTTGAAAGAAGGTTCACACCTTCTTTTCTCTAAGAATTTGACAGAGTAAAACTATAAAAGAAGGGTACCTTCACACACTGGAGGGTCTGGATACCACCCAAAATTATAGCACTGAATTAAGTCAAATCCAGTGACAGAATAATGTTTGTCACAGAAAAAGTGAACTACATCTCCTTCTTCATAAGTTTTCTTCACAGGATAGAAACCTCCGTGAGCTACTTCACTCAGAGCGGAGCAAGTGATCCCTGGGAAGAAAACACAGCggtgaaagcagcagaagaaagcagcaggTGACTTGTTGTGCCAGCGGATGAGTTCCGGGGCTGAGGACGTACCGGTGCAGCGCGGGGGCAGCTGCCGGCCGCGGGGCAGGCACAgcgctgcggcggcggcggcgctccCGGGGGCCGGGCGCGGGCCCGGCTGGCAGCGCTCCCGCAGGGGCCCGTTCGGCCGCACCTCGCCGCCCTGCTCCAGCCGCGGCACCCCGCACGGCTCTCAGGGAAAGAAAGCACAGGCGTGAGCACTGCATGCTCTTTTGTGGGAGTGTTCCAAAGCTTCCCTTAGATACTCCTTAAAAGTGGCCAGATCCTGGGTAAAATGATGAATAACTACAAATGCAGCTGTTGGcacaggttttctgtttgtcatttggaaaagaaatccaTTCCCATACAAACTTTATTTGAAACAGCGTGATTTAATCTCTGCTGATTCATTTTACATCTATCAATTTACATCtattgtcacagacatgttttatgaaaaatcctttccttgggatttttttctcctgagaagccgaCAGGCCTCAGGACCAAAATGTAACCGATGATTAtctgattatctgctgctgtggaatgcaacaggtgcatctgggattggtctcatgtgcttgtttctaattaatggccaatcactgtcagctggctcagactctgccCAAGACACAAACTATTGTTATCGTTCCATTCCTGTTCTACTCTTAGCtaaccttctgatgaaatcctttcttctattcttttagtatggttttaacataatatatttcataaaataataaatcaagccttctgaaacatagagtcaacattctcgtctcttccctcatcctgagacccctgcaaacaccaccacaatctATCATTTTACAGCTatcattttacatttctttacaAATGCACAAAACCATGTGCCTGTGAAACAAGTTTTTCCCCAGAGGTACAGCTGAGAACCTGCTTTAGGAGCACTCAACTGACAGCCTGTCATAGGCAGTTTGGCCCTACAGCAAGGACAGAGGAATTCTAGACTTCTGCAAGAGattagaaaggagaaaaatgcacAACACTACCAAGTGTGTTAGTACAGCTTGGCTGGGAGGACCATCCTTGTGGCTGACACTGCACTGTATCTTCAGCAGCACCACTTGGGGTGAGGTAGCCTGGATTACATTTGTATTGCAGTTTCTCATGGATTTTGAAGTCCATTTCTGTGCTGTAAAAAGAGCCATTTTCCAAAAGAGGCTTGGTGCATTTTCCTGAAGGATAGAAGACAGCTTGGTTAGAAAGAAAGaatg
Proteins encoded:
- the LOC118689241 gene encoding coagulation factor XIII B chain-like: METVKMRFKSYFIILVMVCSRKLFAEDTPCDLPQIENGNLPQYYYSFKNYYFPMHKGKKLSYSCVVGYTTESGTQDGRITCTAKGWAPVPRCYRKCTKPLLENGSFYSTEMDFKIHEKLQYKCNPGYLTPSGAAEDTVQCQPQGWSSQPSCTNTLEPCGVPRLEQGGEVRPNGPLRERCQPGPRPAPGSAAAAAALCLPRGRQLPPRCTGITCSALSEVAHGGFYPVKKTYEEGDVVHFFCDKHYSVTGFDLIQCYNFGWYPDPPVCEDVKNKCPPPPLPHGHTSTARRTYHNGDKVIVQCTLGRRGSEEIQCEGGKWTSPSICIEAVDNQESGTAPPPLEADAETRANQTHHNEDMKMQQDCASPPVIKNGAVLGPVLASYKNGSWVEYVCQHYHFLDGPSTVYCHQGNWTEQPTCLEPCTLNVTDMDSNNLTLKWRREELVFLHGDLIEFECKEGYSFLQTAIPSPGRTQCDQGRLNYPKCVIQAATEKCGSPPSIANGALTVPALPQYDSGSSVQYICSDYHFLQGSERIYCSEGQWTSPPVCIEPCTLSKTEMEKNNVLLQAFYADQVYFYHGDYVGFYCKQNHFGAESGTTLFQVQCERGQLAYPRCVEREMQVWT